Part of the Amycolatopsis sp. 195334CR genome is shown below.
ATCGCGCTGAGCGCGACCGCGCCGGAGAGCACCAGGATCGACGGCCAGGCCCGGGCGGTGGTGGTGTGCCGGATCAGCAGCACCACCATCACCGCACCGGCACCGACCTGCCCGATCGGCACCCCACCGGCGAGCACGTAACTGGAGTGGTCGCGCAGCACCAGGCGGGTGGCCACGGCGGAGACCAGCATCAGCCCGGCCAGCACGTACGCCGAGAGCACCGGCCGCCGCTTCCCCACCATCGCCAGCGCGCCCGCGGCCAGCGAGCAGAGCAGGGTCGGCGCGGCCCGCGGGCCCACGCTGACCGCCTCGCCGAGTTCCATGAACAACAGCACCGACAGCAGGCCGACCAGCGGCCACTGCCCGCTGAACAGGTCGCCGAGCTTGCTCTTGCGCTGCTGCTGCGCCGGGCTCCTGGCGCCGATGCCGAACAGCACCGCGGCGAACAGCAGGCCGGCGCCGAACAACCCGTTCCGGCCGTCGGCCAGCGTGCTGACCGGATCGTTGTTCGCCCGGGCGGCGATCCCCAGCAGACAGGCCACGACCAGGGAGAACGTCCCCGCGAAGGCCACCCCGGGATGGGCCGCGCGGACCACGAAGATGACCAGCTCGACCCCGGCGACGATCTCCGCGAACGAGAGGTTCTCCAGCACCGTCGAGTAGGTCGGCACCCCGGCCAGGTTCAACACCAGCGACGAGCACACCAGCACCAGCGCCCCGGTGAACGCCGCGGCCACCGGCTGCGTGCGGGCCCAGATCGCGCAGGCGGCCATCAGCACGATGCCCGGCACGATGGCCAGGTCGTGGAAGCGCGGCCCCACGTTGTCGAAGGCGGCCGAGCCGATGACGGCGACGTCGCAGAGGACGGCCGCGAGCAGCACGATGCCGGGCACACCGAGCCACCGCAGGAAGCCGGTGACGCGCACGGCGAGCTGGTCGAGGGTGGGCACGGAAGCGACGGTAGAGGATCGCGCGCGGTGCGCACCTTGGCCGCCTGGCCATCTCCCCCTCGGCCGATCGGCCGAGGTTCGCCGAGCGGGCTGTGGCCGTCTGCCCGAAGTACCGGGACCACCGGCTGGGCGAGTCTTCTCGGCAACGACGAAGGTCCGAGAAACCAGGGAGAAATCCGGTGC
Proteins encoded:
- a CDS encoding sensor histidine kinase codes for the protein MPTLDQLAVRVTGFLRWLGVPGIVLLAAVLCDVAVIGSAAFDNVGPRFHDLAIVPGIVLMAACAIWARTQPVAAAFTGALVLVCSSLVLNLAGVPTYSTVLENLSFAEIVAGVELVIFVVRAAHPGVAFAGTFSLVVACLLGIAARANNDPVSTLADGRNGLFGAGLLFAAVLFGIGARSPAQQQRKSKLGDLFSGQWPLVGLLSVLLFMELGEAVSVGPRAAPTLLCSLAAGALAMVGKRRPVLSAYVLAGLMLVSAVATRLVLRDHSSYVLAGGVPIGQVGAGAVMVVLLIRHTTTARAWPSILVLSGAVALSAMANVRRDGPTLDFDDLQPHILSAFLVLGISIATGLFLRSRDSERKQVVQSAVTDAQTAERMALARELHDVVAHHVTGIVVQAQAAKMVAGKNPQIAVEAMDRIESAGTEALAAMRRLVRSMRGDNPAGATDFSEQATMSLAADLHKMVEAANHGVFTKIELNLPDNLPQEVARSALRLVQESLTNIGKHAAGASVAWVSVREEQGELHIRVSDNGRGESQRGAQISGGYGLVGMRERVALLHGRLSAGRAPEGGWLVEAWLPLAAQQGAE